Proteins found in one Panicum hallii strain FIL2 chromosome 4, PHallii_v3.1, whole genome shotgun sequence genomic segment:
- the LOC112891077 gene encoding uncharacterized protein LOC112891077, with protein MEIHPDPVRDGRIGGIAQDVVGERVLAKGEEEKVPPLGEGRRGEVKHRRDESMDVEDAESLGVQGRDAGGVRVSGVIAGRGVASAGCGGIGVIGFLEEALRGSQGALVTSDVFLEAPARGGHDGRGVLLCLEGGGCLGLAATRGIGLLPHEATGLGIAELGSNGSVVSHRRRERLGAEETRREGGHDYRSQEILCLTFNFTGSWKNDDEAMKALAIYG; from the exons ATGGAGATCCATCCGGACCCAGTGAGGGACGGCAGGATAGGCGGCATCGCACAAGACGTGGTCGGCGAGCGCGTACTTGCCAagggcgaggaggagaaggtgcCGCCACTTGGAGAAGGACGGCGTGGCGAGGTCAAGCACCGTCGAGATGAGAGCATGGACGTTGAGGATGCCGAGAGCCTGGGCGTGCAGGGCAGAGACGCTGGTGGCGTCCGGGTCAGCGGCGTCATCGCCGGCAGGGGCGTTGCCTCCGCCGGCTGCGGCGGCATCGGCGTCATCGGCTTCCTGGAGGAGGCGCTGCGCGGCAGCCAGGGCGCGCTCGTGACGAGCGACGTCTTCCTGGAGgcgccggcgcgcggcggccaCGACGGCCGCGGCGTCCTGCTGTGCCTGGAGGGTGGCGGCTGCCTCGGTCTCGCGGCGACGCGCGGCATCGGCCTGCTCCCGCACGAGGCGACGGGCCTCGGCATCGCGGAGCTCGGCAGCAACGGCAGCGTCGTCAGCCATCGACGGCGGGAGAGATTAGGAGCGGAAG AAACAAGACGGGAGGGCGGCCATGATTACAGGAGCCAAGAAATCCTCTGTCTAACATTCAACTTCACCGGTTCATGGAAGAATGATGATGAGGCTATGAAAGCCCTTGCGATCTATGGCTAG